A region of the Equus quagga isolate Etosha38 unplaced genomic scaffold, UCLA_HA_Equagga_1.0 HiC_scaffold_26803_RagTag, whole genome shotgun sequence genome:
TTTAGTAGGAAATTCAGTCCGTTATTCCCGAGTATACTGGTGGACGCTCTCCTTAGGTTGGCGCCTAGACGGTCCACACCATCACATTTTTCTGCTCTGTGTTTCTGTTAGGTTTCAGAAAAGGGATCCCTAACGTCAGAAGAGTTTGCCAAGCTCGTAGGAATGTCTGTCCTCCTGGCCAAAGAACGGTACGTAAGGTCCTTGCTCTTCATTACACCTTGTAGTTTGTGTTTCTGAACAGACACATGATTGTGGCTTTTCCTCTTGATTTCTAGGTTGCTTCTTGCAGAGAAGATGGGCCATCTTTGCCGAGATGATTCCGCGGAAGGCTTGCGATTTTACCCAAATTTATTTATGACACAGAGCTAA
Encoded here:
- the LOC124232135 gene encoding vacuolar protein-sorting-associated protein 36-like, encoding MVIELQAHKEEEMVASALETVSEKGSLTSEEFAKLVGMSVLLAKERLLLAEKMGHLCRDDSAEGLRFYPNLFMTQS